In a genomic window of Cyanobacteria bacterium FACHB-DQ100:
- a CDS encoding S-layer homology domain-containing protein, which produces MTSPPDPRRRLTSDELIAMFVAFVSIGSIFFWATRQPGTGFDIGSLLSNSPQPAPSPLLASPAPDPDRAIVTTPPNPQAPPVPQPEATSTPQPNTQTFVPVAPIGAAPSPSPSNLPNLVPSPTTPPEAAKPITGFKDVPSDFWAGAYIGELTRRNILSGFQDGTFKPNEPISRAQFAALLGKAFGKPKERGGIAFRDVPANFWARSAIDDAIQTGFMSGYSEGVFRPNQQIPLYQLQVALASGLKLQPPTAPAQTLAKFKDVNKLPEWAQGSVAAAVESGLVTGFPSAQQLTPNRVATRADAAALLYQALVREGRITPTK; this is translated from the coding sequence ATGACTTCACCTCCAGATCCGCGCCGCCGCCTAACTTCCGATGAACTCATTGCCATGTTTGTTGCTTTCGTCAGCATTGGAAGCATCTTTTTCTGGGCAACTCGACAACCGGGAACAGGCTTTGATATCGGTTCGCTGCTTTCAAATTCTCCACAGCCTGCACCTTCTCCGCTCCTTGCTTCACCCGCACCCGACCCCGATCGCGCGATCGTCACCACGCCCCCCAACCCCCAAGCGCCCCCTGTTCCACAACCTGAAGCCACCAGCACTCCTCAGCCAAACACTCAAACCTTTGTTCCAGTCGCTCCGATCGGCGCTGCTCCATCTCCGAGTCCTAGCAACCTGCCGAACCTCGTTCCCTCTCCCACAACACCGCCCGAAGCTGCAAAGCCAATCACAGGATTTAAGGATGTACCGAGTGATTTTTGGGCAGGTGCTTATATCGGAGAACTCACGCGCCGCAATATTTTGAGTGGATTTCAGGATGGAACGTTCAAACCGAATGAGCCGATTAGCCGCGCTCAGTTTGCGGCACTGTTAGGTAAGGCATTTGGTAAGCCGAAAGAGCGGGGAGGTATTGCGTTTCGAGATGTCCCCGCGAATTTTTGGGCGAGATCCGCGATCGATGATGCCATTCAAACAGGCTTTATGAGCGGTTATTCTGAGGGCGTGTTTCGACCGAATCAGCAAATCCCACTCTATCAACTGCAAGTAGCCTTAGCATCTGGTCTGAAGCTGCAACCGCCAACCGCTCCAGCGCAGACCTTAGCGAAGTTCAAGGACGTGAACAAGTTGCCGGAATGGGCACAAGGCAGCGTTGCAGCAGCCGTTGAATCGGGTCTAGTGACCGGATTCCCCAGCGCTCAGCAGTTAACACCGAATCGAGTGGCAACACGGGCAGATGCAGCCGCTTTGCTCTATCAAGCACTGGTCAGAGAAGGAAGAATCACACCGACAAAATAA
- a CDS encoding SIS domain-containing protein yields the protein MTHFMLKEIHEQPDVMRQLLDRSMSISFEQVDRINILACGTSLHAGLIGQFLFEQVAKIPTQVRSSSEALFAPLIETPDTVTIALTQSGETADTIAALQTVQSRRIAITNGIDSTITKQVDHTIYTSAGEEKSVAATKTFTAQLTILYQLAFEAAQQKDQLERLRQIPQQMEVILKQNTIAQIAQRLKDTRSLILIGSGINTAIALEGALKLKEATYTHAEGYAAGEFLHGPIALLDPQIPTIALHPETARKTIDRIRANQNPVIEIPTASIPELFTPFLTIVPLQLLAYELAILRGIDVDRPRNITKSLTT from the coding sequence ATGACTCATTTCATGCTGAAAGAAATTCACGAGCAACCCGATGTAATGCGGCAATTGCTCGATCGCTCAATGTCAATTTCGTTTGAGCAGGTCGATCGCATTAATATTCTTGCGTGTGGAACTAGCTTACACGCGGGCTTAATCGGACAATTTCTATTCGAGCAAGTGGCGAAAATTCCAACACAAGTGCGATCGTCATCTGAAGCGCTGTTTGCTCCACTGATTGAAACGCCGGATACCGTTACGATCGCACTCACGCAATCCGGCGAAACCGCAGATACGATCGCAGCATTACAAACGGTTCAATCTAGACGAATCGCAATTACGAATGGAATTGATAGCACGATTACAAAGCAAGTTGACCACACGATTTATACCAGCGCAGGTGAAGAAAAGAGCGTTGCAGCAACCAAAACATTTACAGCACAGTTAACGATTCTATATCAGCTTGCATTTGAAGCTGCGCAACAGAAAGATCAGCTTGAACGGCTTCGGCAAATTCCACAACAGATGGAAGTAATTTTGAAACAAAATACGATCGCTCAAATTGCCCAAAGGCTGAAAGACACTCGTAGCTTGATCTTGATTGGAAGCGGGATTAACACCGCGATCGCGCTCGAAGGCGCATTAAAACTCAAAGAAGCTACCTACACTCATGCAGAAGGATACGCAGCCGGAGAATTTTTGCACGGCCCGATCGCGCTTTTAGATCCGCAAATTCCCACCATCGCGCTGCATCCAGAAACTGCAAGAAAAACCATTGATCGCATTCGTGCGAATCAGAATCCTGTGATTGAAATCCCAACTGCTTCAATTCCCGAACTCTTTACGCCTTTTCTAACCATTGTGCCGTTGCAACTTTTGGCGTATGAGTTAGCAATCCTGCGTGGGATAGATGTTGATCGACCCCGAAACATCACAAAATCGCTCACAACTTAA
- a CDS encoding HNH endonuclease produces MPCQLCDRDVPILTEHHLVPRQHTKRKKLDPGETIDICPACHRQIHVLFDNRRLAEELNTVDRLKSNPEMAKFLAWVRKQNPDRKVSVKR; encoded by the coding sequence ATGCCTTGTCAGCTTTGCGATCGTGATGTTCCTATCCTCACCGAACATCATTTAGTTCCGAGACAACACACCAAACGCAAAAAACTCGATCCGGGTGAAACGATCGACATTTGCCCCGCTTGCCATCGCCAAATTCATGTCTTATTCGACAATCGCCGACTGGCAGAAGAATTGAACACGGTTGATCGATTGAAGTCAAATCCCGAAATGGCGAAATTTCTCGCTTGGGTACGCAAACAAAATCCCGATCGTAAAGTGAGCGTAAAACGATGA
- a CDS encoding DUF3067 family protein, whose product MTGQELRQILLDKWGRSYDIQVRRTRGKFFVQVMWKYLEQLSFPLSEAEYLEHLDQVAEYLAGWGATEQFRAYVEKTRERPRQGKAVSVPIELGDRASEWLLEDF is encoded by the coding sequence ATGACGGGACAAGAACTTCGGCAAATTCTTTTAGATAAGTGGGGGCGATCGTATGACATTCAGGTCAGGCGGACGCGGGGGAAGTTTTTTGTTCAAGTGATGTGGAAGTATCTGGAGCAGTTGTCGTTTCCGTTGTCTGAGGCGGAATATTTAGAGCATTTGGATCAGGTAGCGGAGTATTTGGCGGGTTGGGGCGCGACGGAGCAGTTTCGCGCTTATGTCGAGAAGACTCGCGAACGTCCGCGTCAGGGAAAAGCGGTGAGTGTACCGATTGAGCTTGGCGATCGAGCTTCGGAATGGTTACTGGAAGATTTTTAG
- a CDS encoding cytochrome b6-f complex iron-sulfur subunit, with protein sequence MAQLSESSDVPSMGRRQFMNALMFGSEALVALGALYPVVKYFIPPSSGGASGGVTAKDALGNDIVVSEYLKSHPAGDRNLAQGLKGDPTYVVVTNDSSIENYGINAVCTHLGCVVPWNANENKFMCPCHGSQYDNTGKVVRGPAPLSLALVHANVENDKISFTPWTETDFRTGDAPWWT encoded by the coding sequence ATGGCTCAATTATCTGAATCTTCTGATGTCCCAAGCATGGGTCGTCGCCAATTTATGAACGCCTTGATGTTTGGCTCTGAAGCGTTGGTGGCGCTCGGTGCTTTATATCCAGTCGTGAAGTATTTTATTCCGCCTTCATCGGGCGGCGCATCCGGGGGTGTCACGGCAAAAGACGCGCTCGGTAACGATATCGTTGTCAGCGAATACCTGAAATCGCATCCCGCCGGCGATCGCAATCTCGCTCAAGGGCTAAAAGGCGATCCAACCTATGTCGTGGTGACGAACGACAGCTCGATCGAGAACTATGGCATCAACGCCGTTTGTACTCACCTCGGCTGCGTTGTACCCTGGAACGCCAACGAAAACAAATTTATGTGTCCCTGCCACGGCTCGCAGTACGACAACACCGGAAAAGTTGTGCGCGGGCCTGCTCCGCTATCTCTGGCACTGGTTCACGCAAACGTCGAAAACGACAAGATTTCGTTTACGCCCTGGACGGAAACTGACTTCCGTACAGGCGACGCTCCCTGGTGGACTTAA